The Oryza glaberrima chromosome 5, OglaRS2, whole genome shotgun sequence DNA segment TTTAGTTCACTTCAGACAGAACTTATTTAATGGGAACCCTCCTCACTTGGCCATCATGACCTTAACGAACTCCTCGTAGTTGATCTGGCCATCGCCATCGACGTCAGCCTCACGGATCATCTCGTCAACTTCCTCGTCGGTCAGCTTCTCACCAAGGTTGGTCATGACGTGGCGGAGCTCAGCAGCCGAGATGAAACCGTTCTGGTCCTTGTCAAACACACGGAAGGCCTCCTTGAGCTCCTCCTCAGAGTCGGTATCCTTCATCTTCTTCGCCATCAGGTTCAGGAACTCTGGGAAGTCAATGGTCCCATTGCCATCAGCATCAACCTCGTTGATCATGTCCTGCAGCTCCGCCTCAGTTGGGTTCTGACCAAGGGACCGCATCACGGTTCCAAGCTCCTTAGTAGTGATGCAACCTGCACAATGTATTCAGAGATCAGCACAAGAGAGTACTAAATGGAACATGCGATTATCTCGTTCAACGCTTATAAAATTAACACAACATGGTCCTTTAGTGCTGCAATATTGTAATATTGTTTTATGTCCACAAAATACAATTTTAAGACCAAGAAATCAAAGTTGTCCTGAGTCCTGACAACAGAGTACATACACATCACAAAACCACCATCAGTATCGTTATCACTTTCAGCCAATTTATGAACCTATTTCACAGAATGATAGTGCTGGATAGAATCATTGAACATATAATACAAATCACAGACCACTATATGCTACAGGCCAGATGAGAATCATGAAACGATAAGAATGTGATGCCTAGGTTTAACAGCCACTTAGGTAGCTTCCCGCCACCGCACTAGCATACGATCAACTCATAAACCtacatcaataattattgtgtacactaGATGTGGCACAAATCACAAACCAGCCCAGCTTGCATCTAAGACT contains these protein-coding regions:
- the LOC127772733 gene encoding calmodulin-2 codes for the protein MADQLTDEQIAEFKEAFSLFDKDGDGCITTKELGTVMRSLGQNPTEAELQDMINEVDADGNGTIDFPEFLNLMAKKMKDTDSEEELKEAFRVFDKDQNGFISAAELRHVMTNLGEKLTDEEVDEMIREADVDGDGQINYEEFVKVMMAK